GGGTCTGGAGTTATCTATAAAAAAGATGGTCAATATGCCTATATTGTGACAAATACGCATGTTATTAATAACGCAGAAAAGATTGATATTCTTTTAGCATCTGGAGAAAAAATCAGCGGTGAACTCGTTGGTTCCGATACCTATTCTGATATAGCTGTTATAAAAATATCAGCAGATAAAGTCACTACTGTTGCTGAATTTGCTGATTCCGATACAATCAAAGTTGGAGAAACTACTATCGCAATTGGTAGTCCTCTAGGTAGTGTCTACGCCAATACAGTTACTCAAGGTATTATTTCCAGCCTAAGTCGGACAGTTACTTCACAATCAGAAGACGGACAAACAATCTCAACCAACGCTATTCAAACTGATACAGCTATCAACCCTGGAAACTCTGGAGGACCATTGATTAATATCCAAGGACAAGTGATAGGCATTACCTCTAGCAAAATTACCTCAAGTTCTGCAAATAGCTCAGGCGTGGCTGTAGAAGGGTTGGGATTTGCTATTCCTGCAAATGATGCCGTAGCTATTATCAATCAGCTTGAAAAAACTGGACAAGTTAGCCGACCTGCTCTTGGAGTTCATATGGTTAACTTGACGACCTTGTCAACTAGTCAATTAGAAAAAGCTGGATTATCAAATACGGAATTAACATCCGGTGTCGTAATTGTCTCTACACAAAGTGGACTACCTGCAGATGGAAAATTAGAAACTTTTGATGTCATTACTGAGATTGACGGAGAAGCTATTCAAAATAAGAGTGATCTCCAGAGCGCTCTCTACAAACATCAAATTGGTGACACAATCACTGTAACTTATTACCGCAATAATCAGAAACAAACTGTTGACATTAAGTTGACACATTCTACAGAAGAACTTAGCGAATAATTGACAAATGAGACTTTACACAATTGTAAAGTCTCGTTTTTTTTGCTAGAATAAGGATATATGGAAGAATTACGTACACTAAATATTTCAGAAATCCATCCCAATCCCTATCAGCCAAGAATTCATTTTGATAAAAAGGAGCTACTTGAGCTCGCTCAATCTATTAAGGAAAATGGCTTAATTCAACCGATTATTGTAAGAAAATCTTCTATTATCGGATATGAATTATTAGCTGGAGAAAGAAGGTTGCGAGCCAGTCAATTAGCTGGACTGACTACAATACCAGCAGTGGTAAAAGAACTGACTGATGATGATTTACTCTATCAGGCTATCATAGAGAATCTGCAGCGTTCTAACTTAAATCCGATAGAAGAAGCAGCCTCTTATCAAAAATTGATTAGTAGAGGGTTAACACATGATGAAGTTGCTCAAATCATGGGAAAATCAAGACCATATATCAGTAATTTATTGCGCCTACTAAATCTATCATCTCAGACTAAACAAGCTGTAGAAGAAGGAAAAATTTCACAAGGGCACGCGCGACAATTGGTATCATTTTCAGAAGAAAAGCAATCCGAATGGGTTCAACTCATTTTATC
This region of Streptococcus suis genomic DNA includes:
- a CDS encoding ParB/RepB/Spo0J family partition protein, translated to MEELRTLNISEIHPNPYQPRIHFDKKELLELAQSIKENGLIQPIIVRKSSIIGYELLAGERRLRASQLAGLTTIPAVVKELTDDDLLYQAIIENLQRSNLNPIEEAASYQKLISRGLTHDEVAQIMGKSRPYISNLLRLLNLSSQTKQAVEEGKISQGHARQLVSFSEEKQSEWVQLILSKDLSVRTLEKLIAANKKKHTKLKQRDQFLKEQEDSLSKTLGTATKILKKKNGSGEIRISFNDLDEFERIINNLK
- a CDS encoding S1C family serine protease; the protein is MERIPYMKKYLKFAILFVIGFFGGLIGALSASFFQPQVQQANSAITSVSNVQYNNETSTTKAVEKVQNAVVSVINYQKSANNSLGAIIGNIESSDELAVAGEGSGVIYKKDGQYAYIVTNTHVINNAEKIDILLASGEKISGELVGSDTYSDIAVIKISADKVTTVAEFADSDTIKVGETTIAIGSPLGSVYANTVTQGIISSLSRTVTSQSEDGQTISTNAIQTDTAINPGNSGGPLINIQGQVIGITSSKITSSSANSSGVAVEGLGFAIPANDAVAIINQLEKTGQVSRPALGVHMVNLTTLSTSQLEKAGLSNTELTSGVVIVSTQSGLPADGKLETFDVITEIDGEAIQNKSDLQSALYKHQIGDTITVTYYRNNQKQTVDIKLTHSTEELSE